TACAACGCCAACATCCGGCAGGCCGAGAAGCTTCTCGACGGCTTTCAGTCGCTCCGCGAGGGCGACTACGACCACACACCCGGTCTCGGGTCGGGCGAGGAGTGGCACCAGATACGCGAGGGATTCGACGACCTCGCGGACGCGCTGGCCGCCCGCGAGGCCGAAGTCCGGGAGCGCGAACAGCGGATTCAGGTGTTCAATCGAGTGTTGCGCCACAACATCCGCAACGACATGACCGTCGTGGCCAACTACGCCGAGTTCGCCGTCGAGGAGTCCGACGACCCCGCAGTCCGGAACGCGGCCGAGAAAATCGCGGAACACGGGTGGGACCTCGTGGATTTGGGCGAGAAGGCCCGTCGTCTCGGGACCGGAATGGAGGGCGAGGGCACCGAACCGGTCGAGACCGACGTGGCCGCCGTCGTGACCGACGTTGCGGCCACGGTCCGCGAACAGTATCCGGAGGCCGACGTGTCGGTCGAGGTCCGCGACGAACGGTCGTCGGTGGCCATCCCGGCGTTCGACGCGGCAGTCGAAAACGTCTGTGAGAACGCGGTCGAACACAACGATACCGACGACCCCACGGTGTCGGTCGCCGTCGAGACGATAACCGAGGACGGCGAGGAGTGGACCCGCGTTGCGGTCGCCGACGACGGTCCCGGCATTCCGGCCCACGAGCGCGCAGTCCTGACCGACGGCGAGGAAACCGACCTCGACCACGGAAGCGGTCTCGGTCTCTGGCTGGTTCACTGGGTCGTCGAGCGCTCGGACGGCCGCTTGTCGTTCGCCGAGAACGACCCCCGCGGGTCGGTCGTCCGGATGGACCTGCGGCCCGCGGACGGTGACTGAGCGTTCGACCACCCGCA
This genomic stretch from Halorussus pelagicus harbors:
- a CDS encoding sensor histidine kinase, which gives rise to MKGRTKFAVLMLVITLALTAVVYGQFELAKDRSVSQMRENVDQTAVQTADQIDAQIRRQKDYIGFYASRPRASDFDRSDEFLRGLLTNPYVFGGQVVSANGTVVAFEGDVRSGMRRETIGDDIGDRPYVRRPAQTGETYVTDPERIEGTDQYIVVVSAPIFEDGERVGVLAAALPINEFTFLTMVPPLETDVRTVSIQAGNRTFHESKMTFADNVSSTATVISTGWSVRVSRSRAALDARLCQMAILQVGSLVLVLSLVVGLAVWEYNANIRQAEKLLDGFQSLREGDYDHTPGLGSGEEWHQIREGFDDLADALAAREAEVREREQRIQVFNRVLRHNIRNDMTVVANYAEFAVEESDDPAVRNAAEKIAEHGWDLVDLGEKARRLGTGMEGEGTEPVETDVAAVVTDVAATVREQYPEADVSVEVRDERSSVAIPAFDAAVENVCENAVEHNDTDDPTVSVAVETITEDGEEWTRVAVADDGPGIPAHERAVLTDGEETDLDHGSGLGLWLVHWVVERSDGRLSFAENDPRGSVVRMDLRPADGD